A region from the Brassica napus cultivar Da-Ae chromosome C8, Da-Ae, whole genome shotgun sequence genome encodes:
- the LOC106453189 gene encoding probable prefoldin subunit 4, which produces MMQQGKSSSSGSEMQVTWEDQQNINTFSRLNNRFHELEDDIKLAKEKCDNLEDAGNELILSDEEMVRFQIGEVFAHIPREEVETKIEEMKEATFKSLENLQHEKESIVSQMAELKKVLYAKFKDSINLEED; this is translated from the exons ATGATGCAGCAA GGGAAGAGTAGTAGCAGTGGATCTGAGATGCAAGTGACATGGGAGGACCAACAAAACATTAACACCTTCAGCCGTCTCAACAACCGGTTCCACGAACTCGAAGACGATATCAAACTCGCCAAG GAAAAGTGTGACAATCTAGAAGATGCGGGGAACGAGTTGATCCTTTCCGATGAGGAGATGGTGCGGTTTCAGATCGGAGAAGTGTTTGCTCATATACCGAGGGAAGAGGTGGAAACAAAGATAGAAGAGATGAAAGAGGCCACCTTCAAAAGCCTTGAGAATCTCCAACATGAGAAGGAATCTATCGTCTCGCAAATGGCAGAGCTCAAGAAGGTGTTGTATGCTAAGTTCAAGGATTCTATCAATCTCGAAGAAGATTGA